In Aquimarina spinulae, a single window of DNA contains:
- a CDS encoding Dps family protein, which yields MSNSNTKTIEALNILLADYHMHYQKLRNFHWNITGSHFFELHVKFEEFYEDAKLKIDEIAERILTLRGKPVSNFSSYLNLSNIKEADTTLVDHEMVATILEDHSALLNQLKIVTTAAEDAKDDGTLDITGTYIGEIEKTSWMLNAWNHRS from the coding sequence ATGAGTAATTCAAACACAAAAACAATAGAAGCTTTAAATATATTATTAGCTGATTATCATATGCATTATCAAAAACTCAGAAATTTTCATTGGAATATCACTGGGTCCCATTTTTTTGAACTTCACGTGAAGTTTGAAGAGTTTTATGAAGATGCTAAACTGAAAATCGATGAAATTGCTGAAAGAATTCTAACACTTAGGGGTAAACCTGTGAGCAATTTTAGCTCTTACCTAAATCTCTCTAATATTAAAGAAGCAGATACAACGCTTGTGGATCACGAAATGGTCGCTACCATTCTTGAAGATCATAGCGCACTTTTGAATCAATTAAAAATAGTAACTACTGCTGCCGAAGATGCCAAAGATGACGGAACCCTGGATATTACAGGTACGTATATCGGAGAAATTGAGAAAACAAGTTGGATGCTTAATGCCTGGAATCATAGAAGCTAA
- a CDS encoding sodium:solute symporter family protein, with the protein MSVQMWTYILVGLTFALYIGIAIWSRASSTKEFYVAGGGVSPLANGMATAADWMSAASFISMAGIIAFSGYDGAVYLMGWTGGYVLLALLLAPYLRKFGKFTVPDFIGDRYYSKTARSVAVFCALLVSFTYVAGQMRGVGIVFSRFLEVDINTGVIIGMIIVLFYAVLGGMKGITYTQVAQYCVLIFAFMVPAIFISIQMTGNPIPQLGFGDTIADGSGTYLLDKLDGLSTELGFSEYTNGSKSILDVFAITLALMVGTAGLPHVIVRFFTVKRVRDARKSAGYALLLIAILYTTAPAVAVFAKTNLIESVQNKQYEELPLWFKNWEDTGLLGWTDKNGDGQVQYANGHAVEGNKNKPVFDGKNRGEHGERKITNVNAATKNELFVDRDIMVLANPEIANLPNWVIALVAAGGLAAALSTAAGLLLVISSSVSHDLIKKMIKPDISEKGELIAARLSAVAAVCVAGYFGINPPGFVAAVVALAFGLAAASFFPAIVLGIFYKRMNKEGAIAGMVVGILCMLLYMIKYKLGWFDETLPPSSEWWFGISPEGFGAVAMVINFVISLVISKFTSAPPKEVQEIVENIRIPSGAGEATH; encoded by the coding sequence ATGAGTGTTCAAATGTGGACTTATATTCTGGTAGGGTTAACCTTCGCTTTATATATAGGAATTGCGATTTGGTCAAGAGCGAGTTCTACGAAAGAATTTTATGTAGCTGGGGGTGGCGTATCTCCTTTAGCCAATGGGATGGCTACCGCTGCCGACTGGATGAGTGCTGCTTCATTTATTTCTATGGCTGGTATTATAGCCTTTTCTGGCTATGATGGTGCTGTATACCTAATGGGGTGGACAGGAGGATATGTATTGTTAGCATTATTACTGGCTCCTTATCTAAGGAAATTCGGAAAATTTACAGTTCCTGATTTTATCGGGGATCGATATTACTCAAAAACCGCAAGATCGGTAGCAGTATTCTGTGCACTTCTCGTATCTTTTACCTATGTAGCAGGTCAAATGAGAGGAGTTGGAATTGTATTTTCCAGATTCTTGGAAGTAGATATCAATACAGGAGTGATCATTGGGATGATCATCGTTCTCTTTTATGCGGTATTAGGTGGGATGAAAGGAATTACATATACGCAGGTTGCACAATATTGTGTACTCATCTTTGCATTTATGGTACCAGCTATATTTATTTCAATTCAGATGACAGGAAATCCAATACCTCAGTTAGGGTTTGGTGATACCATTGCAGATGGTTCAGGAACATATCTTCTGGATAAGTTAGACGGTTTGAGTACAGAATTAGGATTTTCAGAATATACAAATGGTTCTAAATCAATATTAGATGTATTCGCTATAACTTTGGCATTAATGGTTGGTACTGCAGGATTACCGCATGTAATTGTTCGTTTCTTTACTGTAAAGCGCGTTAGAGATGCTCGTAAATCAGCGGGATATGCACTATTGTTAATTGCTATATTGTATACAACTGCCCCGGCCGTAGCAGTTTTTGCTAAAACAAATCTTATTGAATCTGTACAAAATAAACAATACGAAGAACTTCCTTTATGGTTTAAAAACTGGGAAGACACAGGTTTGTTAGGATGGACAGATAAAAACGGAGATGGGCAAGTGCAATATGCCAATGGCCATGCAGTTGAAGGGAATAAAAACAAACCGGTTTTTGATGGAAAAAATAGAGGAGAACATGGAGAACGAAAAATTACAAATGTAAATGCTGCAACCAAGAATGAACTTTTTGTAGATCGTGATATTATGGTATTGGCAAATCCCGAAATAGCAAATCTCCCTAATTGGGTAATTGCTTTGGTAGCTGCAGGAGGATTGGCAGCAGCATTGTCTACCGCAGCAGGATTGTTATTGGTGATTTCATCTTCTGTATCTCATGATTTGATCAAAAAAATGATCAAACCAGATATCTCAGAAAAAGGAGAATTAATCGCAGCACGTCTTTCTGCGGTAGCTGCCGTATGCGTTGCAGGGTATTTTGGAATCAACCCACCAGGTTTTGTTGCAGCTGTTGTTGCTCTGGCATTTGGTCTTGCAGCAGCTTCTTTTTTTCCTGCTATTGTGTTAGGGATATTTTATAAAAGAATGAATAAAGAAGGTGCTATTGCAGGAATGGTAGTAGGTATCTTATGTATGCTGCTATATATGATAAAATATAAATTAGGATGGTTCGACGAAACACTTCCTCCATCTAGCGAATGGTGGTTTGGGATTTCTCCAGAAGGATTTGGAGCCGTTGCCATGGTGATTAATTTTGTGATATCATTAGTGATTTCCAAATTTACTTCGGCACCACCAAAAGAAGTACAAGAGATTGTAGAAAATATAAGAATCCCTAGTGGAGCTGGAGAAGCAACACATTAG
- a CDS encoding S8 family serine peptidase: MQNIIYKIAPLMLLFFTVSVFGQKQSDTFYYYKGEKFFLDIDTRTISISFEGENSINSFKSLRSNSIKIKEIVEDNSRATVVSLDAKAISKKAVKSYYVEVSTSKNITIADYYKEIESYKKLPNTLMASPTYITKSGGELGLSNNFYVKLKDKNDIDILYKKAKEMDLEVLGHDKYMPLWFTLSVTSKNKLNSIQFANIFYETGLFESTEPAFMYHNIETSNDTYFNNQWSLNNTGQNGGTAGIDIKMEEAWSITTGDPSIKTAVYDHGLEMNHPDLQANVYGTGFDANNGTTPATVRGNHGTACAGIIGAVKDNNLGISGVAPTSKLISISINLVSSDTPSQLASGFNWAWQNGADVISNSWGGYAPSSIIDNAITNTLTNGRGGKGCVIVFAAGNENDTNIRYPGNSNPDLLIVGAMSPCAERKNPNSCDGETQWGSCYGSQLDIMAPGVKMPTTDRQGGNGYSTTDYTQTFNGTSSACPVVAGVAALILSVNPNLTYSEVNTIIEQSAQKVGTYTYATTGGRPNGTWNNQMGYGLVDAHQAVLLAQNGSGSDSEAPTAPSNLVSTGKTKTSVSLSWTASTDNVGVTAYDVYNGSNLSTTVNGTTATISGLTPNTSYDFTIKAKDAAGNVSGASNVLTVTTDPNNDGGTPPNYCAAEATNGPEHIAKVKFGTIDNSSARDSYHDYTNISTDVAKNNSYALSVVIGQPYGNENEVTAWIDWNIDGDFEDAGEQYLLSKSSASEASISIPVPSGASIGTTGMRIRVSYNSSSRTPCGTRSYGEVEDYAVNIKGSKSGLITESIDDMLIYPNPTPEQFVISSKLIGAQITLINSNGVIVKKEKMTSSKTKVDLSGLPSGFYQVQLILGSKKLSKTVVIQ, translated from the coding sequence CTGTAGTTTCATTAGATGCTAAAGCAATTTCTAAGAAAGCTGTAAAAAGCTATTATGTGGAAGTGTCTACAAGCAAAAATATAACTATAGCTGATTATTATAAAGAGATCGAATCTTATAAGAAATTACCTAATACTTTAATGGCTTCTCCAACATATATAACAAAGAGTGGAGGAGAATTAGGGTTGTCAAATAATTTCTACGTAAAACTTAAAGATAAAAACGACATTGATATTCTCTATAAAAAAGCAAAAGAGATGGATCTAGAAGTATTAGGTCATGATAAGTACATGCCGCTTTGGTTTACGCTTTCTGTAACATCCAAAAATAAATTAAATTCAATACAGTTTGCTAACATTTTTTATGAAACAGGTTTGTTTGAGAGTACAGAACCAGCTTTTATGTATCACAATATAGAAACTTCGAATGATACTTACTTCAATAACCAATGGTCTTTAAATAATACAGGGCAGAATGGAGGAACGGCAGGAATTGATATCAAAATGGAGGAAGCTTGGAGCATAACTACCGGAGATCCAAGTATCAAAACAGCTGTGTATGATCATGGGTTAGAAATGAATCATCCAGATTTACAGGCTAATGTTTATGGAACAGGGTTTGACGCTAATAACGGAACAACCCCAGCTACAGTAAGAGGAAATCATGGAACTGCTTGTGCTGGTATTATAGGAGCTGTGAAAGACAATAATTTAGGAATTTCGGGTGTTGCACCTACTTCAAAATTAATATCGATCAGTATCAATCTTGTATCTTCAGATACTCCATCTCAATTAGCAAGTGGTTTTAATTGGGCATGGCAAAATGGAGCAGATGTGATTAGTAATTCTTGGGGAGGATATGCGCCATCGAGTATTATAGATAATGCTATAACAAATACATTAACTAATGGTAGAGGAGGAAAAGGTTGTGTCATTGTTTTTGCTGCGGGTAATGAGAATGATACAAATATTCGATACCCGGGAAATAGTAATCCAGATTTATTAATAGTAGGAGCAATGAGTCCTTGCGCAGAGCGTAAAAATCCAAACTCTTGTGACGGAGAGACTCAGTGGGGTAGTTGTTATGGTAGTCAATTAGATATTATGGCCCCAGGTGTTAAAATGCCTACTACAGACAGGCAGGGGGGAAATGGGTATTCTACAACAGATTATACGCAAACTTTTAATGGAACTTCATCAGCATGTCCAGTAGTAGCTGGAGTAGCTGCACTAATATTAAGCGTTAATCCAAACTTAACATATAGTGAGGTAAATACAATTATCGAGCAATCCGCTCAGAAAGTAGGAACATATACATATGCTACTACAGGAGGACGACCAAATGGAACTTGGAATAATCAGATGGGATATGGTTTGGTTGATGCGCATCAAGCAGTCTTATTGGCTCAGAATGGTTCTGGTTCTGATTCTGAAGCACCAACAGCACCATCCAATCTGGTCTCTACTGGAAAAACTAAAACTAGTGTAAGTTTAAGTTGGACAGCCTCAACAGACAATGTAGGTGTAACAGCGTATGATGTTTACAATGGGAGTAACCTTTCTACTACGGTAAATGGTACCACAGCAACAATATCAGGATTAACGCCAAATACAAGTTATGATTTTACCATCAAAGCTAAAGATGCAGCAGGTAATGTATCAGGAGCAAGTAATGTATTAACAGTTACGACTGATCCTAATAATGATGGAGGAACACCACCGAATTATTGTGCAGCAGAAGCTACAAATGGGCCTGAACATATTGCAAAGGTTAAATTTGGAACAATAGATAATAGTTCAGCCAGAGATTCTTATCATGATTATACAAATATATCTACAGATGTTGCTAAGAATAATAGTTATGCATTATCGGTAGTTATTGGTCAACCATATGGTAATGAGAATGAAGTAACGGCATGGATTGATTGGAATATTGATGGTGATTTTGAAGATGCAGGTGAACAATATTTATTATCAAAAAGTAGCGCCTCAGAAGCTTCGATTTCAATTCCAGTACCATCAGGTGCATCTATAGGAACTACAGGTATGCGTATTAGAGTTTCTTATAATAGTAGCAGTAGAACTCCTTGTGGAACAAGAAGTTATGGAGAGGTTGAGGATTATGCTGTGAATATCAAAGGATCAAAATCTGGATTAATCACTGAATCCATTGACGATATGCTTATTTATCCAAATCCAACTCCAGAACAATTTGTTATTTCATCTAAACTAATAGGGGCTCAAATAACTCTTATTAACTCCAATGGTGTAATAGTAAAAAAAGAAAAAATGACTTCAAGTAAAACAAAAGTTGATTTATCAGGGCTTCCTTCAGGGTTTTATCAAGTGCAGTTAATTTTGGGATCAAAAAAATTATCAAAAACTGTTGTAATACAATAA
- a CDS encoding NUDIX hydrolase, which produces MADEFIDILHKTGEFTGEVKLKSEAHRLGLYHASVHIWFFTDQGKIVLQKRACNKDTYPDLWDVSVAGHIGAGETPEDSAIREVKEEIGLSISKNDLMFIGIYLAEKTPRPDLYDNEFHHIYLSRLDVSTKTLTLQEEEVSDLTLIDLDELKNILKDPIRASAYVPHDAVYYDFILKKITNQF; this is translated from the coding sequence ATGGCAGATGAGTTTATCGATATACTTCATAAAACAGGAGAGTTTACTGGAGAAGTAAAACTAAAGTCTGAAGCACATCGATTAGGGTTATATCATGCTAGTGTTCATATTTGGTTCTTTACAGATCAAGGGAAAATCGTACTACAAAAACGAGCCTGTAATAAAGATACGTATCCTGATTTGTGGGATGTTTCTGTGGCTGGGCATATCGGTGCTGGAGAAACACCAGAGGATTCTGCTATTCGAGAAGTTAAAGAAGAAATTGGTTTATCTATTTCTAAAAATGATCTAATGTTTATCGGAATATATTTAGCAGAAAAAACACCCAGACCTGATCTTTATGACAACGAATTTCATCATATTTACCTTTCTCGCCTTGATGTTTCTACTAAAACGCTAACACTTCAGGAAGAAGAAGTTTCTGATCTTACTCTTATCGATCTTGATGAATTAAAAAACATCCTTAAAGACCCAATCAGAGCCTCTGCATATGTTCCTCACGATGCTGTATATTATGATTTTATTCTTAAGAAAATCACAAATCAATTCTAG
- a CDS encoding DUF4212 domain-containing protein, which yields MSEKQQKASAYWKENVKYLFILLAIWFVVSYGAGILFKDALNQFHMGGFPLGFWFAQQGSIYVFVILIFVYVRLMNKLDKKYGYDKE from the coding sequence ATGTCAGAAAAACAACAAAAAGCCAGTGCCTACTGGAAAGAAAATGTAAAATACTTATTCATTTTACTCGCAATATGGTTTGTCGTGTCGTACGGTGCAGGGATACTTTTTAAAGATGCGTTAAACCAATTTCATATGGGAGGCTTTCCTTTGGGATTTTGGTTTGCACAACAAGGTTCTATCTATGTATTTGTGATTCTAATCTTTGTCTACGTTCGGTTAATGAATAAATTGGATAAGAAATATGGTTATGACAAAGAATAA
- a CDS encoding transposase-like zinc-binding domain-containing protein: MKIKACPNCGSPEYIKSGVINQRQRYRCKDCSYYFTVNKLGKKIDDYYVNKALQLYLEGLTYREIERILGISHVSVINWVKKYNIKRPYNSQYHPTYKILNSLELANYFQSPENIQGAGVVVTELGDKFMLIKWERFKE, from the coding sequence ATGAAGATTAAAGCCTGTCCAAATTGCGGTTCACCTGAGTATATAAAAAGTGGGGTAATCAACCAAAGACAGCGATATCGATGTAAAGATTGCAGTTATTATTTTACAGTTAATAAACTGGGCAAAAAAATAGATGATTATTATGTTAACAAAGCATTACAGCTTTATCTCGAAGGATTAACATACCGTGAAATCGAACGTATTTTGGGGATATCCCATGTTAGTGTTATCAACTGGGTAAAAAAATACAATATCAAGCGACCATATAACTCTCAATATCATCCCACATATAAAATTTTAAACTCCTTAGAATTAGCAAATTATTTTCAATCTCCAGAAAATATTCAAGGAGCAGGGGTTGTTGTGACAGAGTTGGGAGATAAATTTATGCTTATAAAATGGGAACGCTTTAAAGAATAA